A region from the Prionailurus viverrinus isolate Anna chromosome E2, UM_Priviv_1.0, whole genome shotgun sequence genome encodes:
- the MYADM gene encoding myeloid-associated differentiation marker, with amino-acid sequence MPVTVTRTTVTTTMSSSSGLGSPTIVGSPRALTQPLGLLRLLQLVSTCVAFSLVASVGAWTGSMGNWSMFTWCFCFSVTLIILIVELGGLQARFPLSWRNFPITYACYAALFCLSASIIYPTTYVQFLSHGRSRDHAIAATAFSCIACVAYATEVAWTRARPGEITGYMATVPGLLKVLETFVACVIFAFISSPYLYQHQPALEWCVAVYSICFILAAVAILLNLGDCTNVLPISFPSFLSGLALLSVLLYATALVLWPLYQFDEKYGGQPRRSRDVNCGDRHTFYVCTWDRRLAVAILTAINLLAYVADLVYSARLVFVRV; translated from the coding sequence ATGCCGGTGACCGTGACCCGCACGACCGTCACCACCACTATGTCGTCCTCCTCAGGCCTGGGCTCCCCAACCATCGTGGGGTCCCCTAGGGCGCTGACCCAGCCCCTGGGCCTCCTCCGCCTGCTGCAGCTGGTGTCCACCTGCGTGGCCTTCTCACTGGTGGCCAGTGTGGGTGCTTGGACGGGGTCCATGGGTAACTGGTCCATGTTCACGTGGTGCTTCTGCTTCTCCGTGACCCTCATCATCCTCATAGTCGAGTTGGGCGGGCTCCAGGCCCGCTTCCCCCTGTCCTGGCGAAACTTCCCCATCACCTACGCCTGCTACGCCGCCCTCTTCTGCCTGTCGGCCTCCATCATCTACCCCACCACCTACGTCCAGTTCTTGTCTCACGGCCGCTCCCGGGACCACGCCATCGCCGCCACCGCCTTCTCCTGCATCGCCTGCGTGGCTTATGCCACCGAAGTGGCCTGGACCCGGGCCCGGCCCGGGGAGATCACCGGATACATGGCCACCGTGCCAGGCCTGCTCAAGGTGCTGGAGACCTTCGTGGCCTGTGTCATCTTTGCCTTCATCAGCAGCCCGTACCTGTACCAGCACCAGCCGGCGCTGGAGTGGTGCGTGGCCGTGTACTCGATCTGCTTCATCCTGGCGGCCGTGGCCATCCTGCTGAACCTGGGTGACTGCACCAACGTGCTGCCCATCTCCTTCCCCAGCTTCCTGTCCGGGCTGGCCCTGCTGTCGGTCCTCCTGTATGCCACTGCCCTGGTTCTCTGGCCGCTCTACCAGTTCGACGAGAAGTACGGCGGCCAACCGCGGCGCTCAAGGGATGTGAACTGCGGCGACAGGCACACCTTCTACGTGTGCACCTGGGACCGCCGGCTGGCCGTGGCCATCCTGACGGCCATCAACCTGCTGGCTTACGTGGCTGACCTCGTGTACTCGGCCCGCCTGGTTTTTGTTCGGGTGTGA